The genomic interval GCAAACCTTCAATCGCCAGGGCGTCCGTCGGCGCATCGCCATCGTGGCGGCTGGTCCCGTCGCCAACTTCCTTCTCGCCCTGCTGTTCTTCTGGGTGCTGGCCATGCTCGGCAGCCAGCAGCTGCGTCCGGTCATCGGTGCCGTGGAGGCAGGCAGCGTGGCGGCGGCTGCAGGGCTGCAGGCTGGCGAGGAGGTCCTCGCCGTGGATGGCGAGGAGGCGACCGACTGGGCGGCGGTCAACCTGCAGATGGTGCGGCGCCTGGGGGAGAGCGGCACGCTCGAGATCACCGTGCGCGAATCGGGTTCCAGTGTGGCTGCCCAGCGTCATCTGGTTATCAAGAACTGGCTCAGGGGTGTCGAGGACCCCGATCCCATAGCGAGTCTCGGCATTCGCCCGTGGCGGCCTGCACTGCCGCCGGTACTGGCGCGGCTGGATCCGAAGGGGCCGGCGCAGGCGGCCGGCCTGCAGGAGGGTGACCGCCTGCTTGCGCTCGACGGGGTGCCTCTGGAGGATTGGCAGCAAGTCGTCGATCGGGTGCGCGCCCGTCCCGGTGCCCGCGTCGTCTTCCTGTTCGAGCGGGACAGGCAGCGCGTCGAGCTGCCGGTCGAGCTGGCGGCGCGTGGTGAAGGCGAAGCGCGCAGCGGCTATCTCGGGGCCGGGGTGGAGCCGGTCGGATGGCCGCCGGAAATGGTCCGTGAAGTCCGTCACGATCCCTTGGAAGCGGTCGGCGAGGCCCTCCGGCGGACCTGGAACATGAGCGCTCTTACCCTTGATTCTCTGAGAAAAATGCTCTTTGGCGAGCTCTCGGTAAAAAACTTGAGCGGGCCGATAACCATTGCTAAAGTGGCGGGCGCTTCAGCCCAGTCAGGGGTGGGAGACTTCCTGAATTTTCTCGCCTATCTGAGCATAAGCTTGGGGGTGCTCAATTTGCTGCCGATTCCAGTGCTCGATGGCGGGCACCTGCTTTTCTATTTCGTCGAGTGGGTCCGGGGGCGCCCCTTGTCGGAACGAGTCCAGGCTTGGGGAATGCAGATTGGGATCAGCCTTGTCGTTGGGGTCATGCTGTTGGCTTTGGTCAATGATCTAAGTCGCTTGTGACGCATTGCCGAGTTTCGAAACTGCCGCGTTTCGCGGCGGTTTCTTTATTGTCAGTTGAAAAAAAGGACTTCATGAAACGCCTGCTGCTGCCTGCGGTCCTCGCCGCCATGATGATCGCCGAGGTTCACGCCGAGTCCTTCACCATCTCCGATATCCGTGTCAATGGTCTGCAGAGGGTTTCCGCCGGTAGCGTATTCAGCGCCTTGCCGCTCAGCGTTGGCGATCAGGTGGACGACCGGCGCCTCGTGGAGGGTACGCGTGCCCTTTTCAAGACTGGTTTCTTTCAGGATATCCAGCTTGGTCGCGATGGCAATGTCCTGATCATCACGGTCGTCGAGCGGCCTTCCATTTCCAGTATCGAACTGGAGGGCAACAAGGCTATCAAGTCGGAAGACCTGCTGAACGGACTGAAGCAGTCCGGCCTGGCCGAAGGCGAGATCTTCCAGCGGGCGACCCTGGAAGGGGTGCGCAACGAGCTCCAGCGCCAGTATGTGGCCCAGGGCCGCTATTCAGCCTCGATCGAGGCCGAAGTCGTGCCGCAGCCGCGCAACCGGGTAGCGCTGAAAATCAAGATCAACGAAGGTTCGGTCGCCGCCATCCAGCACATCAACGTGGTGGGCAACACGGTCTTTTCGGACGAGACCCTGCTCAGCCTGTTCGAGCTGAAGACCACCAACCTGCTGTCCTTCTTCCGCAACGACGACAAGTATGCCCGCGAGAAGCTGTCCGGTGACCTGGAGCGTCTGCGCTCCTACTACTTGGATCGTGGCTACATCAACATGGATATCGCCTCCACCCAGGTATCCATCACGCCGGACAAGCGCCATGTCTACGTCACCGTCAATATCGACGAGGGCGAGAAGTACAGCATCCGCGACGTCAAGCTCACCGGCGACCTGAAGGTGCCGGCCGAGGAGATCGAGTCCCTGCTGCTGGTCAAGGAGGGGCAGGTGTTCTCCCGCAAGGTGATGACCAGCACCTCCGAGCTGATCACCCGGCGCCTGGGCAACGAGGGCTATACCTTCGCCAACGTCAATGCCGTGCCCGAGCCCCATGACGAGGACAAGACGGTTTCCGTGACCTTCGTGGTCGATCCGGGCAAGCGGGCCTATGTCAACCGCATCAACTTCCGCGGCAACACCAAGACCGAGGACGAAGTGCTGCGTCGCGAGATGCGTCAAATGGAAGGCGGCTGGGCCTCGACCTATCTGATCGACCAGTCGAAGACCCGTCTCGAGCGCCTGGGCTTCTTCAAGGAAGTCAGTGTCCAGACGCCGCAGGTGCCGGGTACCGACGATCAGGTCGACGTCAATTTCACGGTCGAGGAGCAGGCTTCCGGCTCCGTCACCGCCAGCGTCGGTTTTGCCCAGAACGCCGGTCTGGTGCTCGGCGGTTCGATCAGCCAGAACAACTTTCTCGGCAGCGGCAACAAGGTTACCATCGGTCTGACCCGCAGCGAGTACCAGTCCAACTACAATTTCGGCTTCGTCGATCCCTACTGGACCGAGGATGGCATCAGCCTCGGCTACAACGTGTTCTTCCGGACCACCGACTACGACGATCTGGATGTGGACTATTCCAGCTACTCGGTGGACAGTTTCGGCACCGGCGTCAATATCGGCTATCCGATCAGCGAAACCTCGCGCCTGAGCTTCGGTCTCACCGCCCAGCAGGATACCATCGATACCGGAACCTACACGGTCGACGAGATCTTCGAGTTCCTCGACGAAGAAGGCGACAATTACCTGAACCTCAAGGCCTCGGCAGGCTGGTCGAAATCGACCCTGAATCGCGGGGTGATGCCTACCCGCGGTGCCTCGCAGAGCCTGACGTTCGAAACCACGCTGCCCGGCAGCGATCTGTCGTTCTATAAAATTGATTACAACGCCCAGATGTTCAAGGCGTTGACGGACGACTACACCCTGCGTTTTCATACCAAGTTCGGCTATGGCGACAGCTTCGGCTCCACGTCGAAGATGCCCTTCTACGAGCACTACTATGCCGGCGGCTTTTCCTCGATCCGCGGCTTCAAGGACAACACCCTGGGTGCGCGCAGTACGCCGAGCCGGGGCGAGGCGGTAACCGGCAACGAAGGAACCGAGGAGGATCCGGATCAGGACGAACAGCCGTTCGGCGGCAACGTGCTGATGCTCGGCGGCGTCGAAATGATGTTCCCGATGCCGTTCGTCAAGGATCAGCGTTCGCTGCGTACCTCCGTATTCTGGGATGTGGGTAACGTGTTCGATACCAACTGCAGTTCCTCGCAGGAGGAGCGTAACGACGAAAGTTGCGATATCGACTTCAGCAACATGGCCAGCTCCATCGGGCTGGGCGTGACCTGGGTCAGCGGCTTCGGTCCGCTGAGCTTCAGTCTGGCCGTGCCGGTCATGAAGCCTGACGATGCCGAAACCCAGATATTCCAGTTCTCAATGGGTCAGAGCTTCTAACGAGTCTGCCCAATCACGTAAATGCTGCAAAGCGGGAGTTCATCGTGCGCAAGCTGACTCAATGGGTTTTGTTCAGTGCTGCCCTTCTGGCGACACCGGCCTTCGCGGAAATAAAGATTGCCGTGCTCAATTATCAGATGGCCCTGCTCGAGTCCGATGCGGCGAAGAAATATGCCGTGGATGCTGAGAAGAAGTTCGGGCCTCAGTTGAACAAGCTGAAAACTTTGGAGAGTGATGCCAAGCGTATCCAGGATCGCCTGGTGAAAGAGGGTGAGAAGATGCAGACTGCCGAGCGCGAGCGTCTCGAGCTCGAGTTCAAGCAGAAGGCCCGTGACTTCCAGTTCCAGTCCAAGGAGCTGAACGAGGCCAAGGCAGTCGCCGACCGCGACATGCTCAAGCAGCTCAAGCCCAAGCTGGACAAGGCTGTCGAGGAAGTCATCAAGAAGGGAAGCTACGACCTGGTGCTCGAGCAGGGCTCGGTGGTCGAGGTCAAGCCTCAATATGATATCACTCGCCAGGTCATCGAGCGCATGAACCAGATGCGTTGATGATGAGCATGCCCGCATTCACTCTCGGCGAGCTGGCCGAGCGCCTCGGCGCCACGTTGCGCGGTGCGGCGGACAGAACCGTCCGCGGGCTTGCCACCCTGGAGGAGGCGGGCCCGGAGCATCTGAGCTTTCTCGCCAACTCGAAGTACCGCAAGTATCTGGGGAGCACCCGTGCCGGTGCCCTGCTGCTGACCCCGGAGGACGCCGAGTCCTACGCAGGGGATGCCCTGCTGCTGGGCAATCCCTATCTGGCTTACGCGCAGCTGTCGCATC from Azotobacter salinestris carries:
- the rseP gene encoding RIP metalloprotease RseP, which encodes MSALYMIIGTLVALGVLVTFHEFGHFWVARRCGVKVLRFSVGFGAPLLRWHDRQGTEFVIAAIPLGGYVKMLDEREGEVPPALLEQTFNRQGVRRRIAIVAAGPVANFLLALLFFWVLAMLGSQQLRPVIGAVEAGSVAAAAGLQAGEEVLAVDGEEATDWAAVNLQMVRRLGESGTLEITVRESGSSVAAQRHLVIKNWLRGVEDPDPIASLGIRPWRPALPPVLARLDPKGPAQAAGLQEGDRLLALDGVPLEDWQQVVDRVRARPGARVVFLFERDRQRVELPVELAARGEGEARSGYLGAGVEPVGWPPEMVREVRHDPLEAVGEALRRTWNMSALTLDSLRKMLFGELSVKNLSGPITIAKVAGASAQSGVGDFLNFLAYLSISLGVLNLLPIPVLDGGHLLFYFVEWVRGRPLSERVQAWGMQIGISLVVGVMLLALVNDLSRL
- the bamA gene encoding outer membrane protein assembly factor BamA, translating into MKRLLLPAVLAAMMIAEVHAESFTISDIRVNGLQRVSAGSVFSALPLSVGDQVDDRRLVEGTRALFKTGFFQDIQLGRDGNVLIITVVERPSISSIELEGNKAIKSEDLLNGLKQSGLAEGEIFQRATLEGVRNELQRQYVAQGRYSASIEAEVVPQPRNRVALKIKINEGSVAAIQHINVVGNTVFSDETLLSLFELKTTNLLSFFRNDDKYAREKLSGDLERLRSYYLDRGYINMDIASTQVSITPDKRHVYVTVNIDEGEKYSIRDVKLTGDLKVPAEEIESLLLVKEGQVFSRKVMTSTSELITRRLGNEGYTFANVNAVPEPHDEDKTVSVTFVVDPGKRAYVNRINFRGNTKTEDEVLRREMRQMEGGWASTYLIDQSKTRLERLGFFKEVSVQTPQVPGTDDQVDVNFTVEEQASGSVTASVGFAQNAGLVLGGSISQNNFLGSGNKVTIGLTRSEYQSNYNFGFVDPYWTEDGISLGYNVFFRTTDYDDLDVDYSSYSVDSFGTGVNIGYPISETSRLSFGLTAQQDTIDTGTYTVDEIFEFLDEEGDNYLNLKASAGWSKSTLNRGVMPTRGASQSLTFETTLPGSDLSFYKIDYNAQMFKALTDDYTLRFHTKFGYGDSFGSTSKMPFYEHYYAGGFSSIRGFKDNTLGARSTPSRGEAVTGNEGTEEDPDQDEQPFGGNVLMLGGVEMMFPMPFVKDQRSLRTSVFWDVGNVFDTNCSSSQEERNDESCDIDFSNMASSIGLGVTWVSGFGPLSFSLAVPVMKPDDAETQIFQFSMGQSF
- a CDS encoding OmpH family outer membrane protein, whose amino-acid sequence is MRKLTQWVLFSAALLATPAFAEIKIAVLNYQMALLESDAAKKYAVDAEKKFGPQLNKLKTLESDAKRIQDRLVKEGEKMQTAERERLELEFKQKARDFQFQSKELNEAKAVADRDMLKQLKPKLDKAVEEVIKKGSYDLVLEQGSVVEVKPQYDITRQVIERMNQMR